In one Rutidosis leptorrhynchoides isolate AG116_Rl617_1_P2 chromosome 8, CSIRO_AGI_Rlap_v1, whole genome shotgun sequence genomic region, the following are encoded:
- the LOC139862771 gene encoding uncharacterized protein isoform X2 produces the protein MCKTESVFPAVTTVDYNHRAYDEDCFGDILNMFDFPMESLEGDGFTEDWASNLGPIPSEVFKELMPSGPQTSVGNNFSSSADLSFEYPVLNNRSSQLKYQLNRDEEFYQIGRISQLKQHPTFVEEKVIYPSQTSPNSVLESRSSSLNNNNNNNNNNNNNSSSISISISTNNSNNNNNNNSNKGLSFGMEILIPARSRSKRKRPATNPWLRLPIVMLTNKDKKGRKPPLVPVFMETKKSDATGMKKCAHCEITKTPQWREGPMGPKSLCNACGVRYRSGRLYPEYRPAASPTFVPALHSNSHRKVIEMRQKAVK, from the exons ATGTGCAAGACTGAATCTGTATTTCCCGCTGTGACCACCGTTGATTACAATCATCGTGCGTACGATGAGGATTGTTTCGGCGATATTCTCAATATGTTTGATTTTCCAATGGAGAGTTTAGAAGGGGATGGATTTACTGAAGATTGGGCCTCTAATCTTGGTCCTATACCCTCTGAGGTCTTCAAGGAGCTTATGCCATCGGGCCCACAAACTAGTGTTGGCAATAATTTTAGCTCCTCTGCAGATTTGTCCTTTGAGTACCCTGTGCTA AATAACAGATCTTCTCAACTAAAATATCAGCTAAATCGTGATGAAGAATTCTATCAAATCGGTAGGATTTCTCAATTAAAACAGCACCCAACTTTTGTCGAAGAGAAAGTAATCTATCCTTCTCAAACAAGCCCAAACTCAGTTCTTGAAAGTCGCAGTTCCAGcttgaacaataataataataataataataataataataataatagtagtagtattagtattagtattagtactaataatagcaataacaataacaataataatagtaataaaggtCTCTCCTTTGGAATGGAAATCTTAATTCCTGCAAGAAGTCGAAGCAAACGTAAAAGACCGGCAACCAATCCGTGGTTGCGGTTGCCTATCGTAATGCTTACTAACAAGGATAAAAAGGGGCGGAAACCACCTTTGGTTCCCGTTTTCATGGAAACTAAAAAATCGGATGCTACAGGGATGAAGAAATGTGCACATTGTGAAATAACTAAAACCCCACAATGGAGGGAGGGTCCAATGGGCCCAAAATCACTTTGCAATGCTTGTGGGGTCCGGTACCGGTCCGGCCGTCTCTACCCTGAGTACCGTCCAGCTGCAAGTCCAACTTTTGTTCCGGCTCTGCACTCGAATTCGCACAGGAAGGTGATAGAGATGAGGCAGAAGGCAGTTAAGTAA
- the LOC139862771 gene encoding uncharacterized protein isoform X1 encodes MVRGFTMESQDKRMCKTESVFPAVTTVDYNHRAYDEDCFGDILNMFDFPMESLEGDGFTEDWASNLGPIPSEVFKELMPSGPQTSVGNNFSSSADLSFEYPVLNNRSSQLKYQLNRDEEFYQIGRISQLKQHPTFVEEKVIYPSQTSPNSVLESRSSSLNNNNNNNNNNNNNSSSISISISTNNSNNNNNNNSNKGLSFGMEILIPARSRSKRKRPATNPWLRLPIVMLTNKDKKGRKPPLVPVFMETKKSDATGMKKCAHCEITKTPQWREGPMGPKSLCNACGVRYRSGRLYPEYRPAASPTFVPALHSNSHRKVIEMRQKAVK; translated from the exons ATGGTCAGGGGATTCACCATGGAATCACAG GATAAGAGAATGTGCAAGACTGAATCTGTATTTCCCGCTGTGACCACCGTTGATTACAATCATCGTGCGTACGATGAGGATTGTTTCGGCGATATTCTCAATATGTTTGATTTTCCAATGGAGAGTTTAGAAGGGGATGGATTTACTGAAGATTGGGCCTCTAATCTTGGTCCTATACCCTCTGAGGTCTTCAAGGAGCTTATGCCATCGGGCCCACAAACTAGTGTTGGCAATAATTTTAGCTCCTCTGCAGATTTGTCCTTTGAGTACCCTGTGCTA AATAACAGATCTTCTCAACTAAAATATCAGCTAAATCGTGATGAAGAATTCTATCAAATCGGTAGGATTTCTCAATTAAAACAGCACCCAACTTTTGTCGAAGAGAAAGTAATCTATCCTTCTCAAACAAGCCCAAACTCAGTTCTTGAAAGTCGCAGTTCCAGcttgaacaataataataataataataataataataataataatagtagtagtattagtattagtattagtactaataatagcaataacaataacaataataatagtaataaaggtCTCTCCTTTGGAATGGAAATCTTAATTCCTGCAAGAAGTCGAAGCAAACGTAAAAGACCGGCAACCAATCCGTGGTTGCGGTTGCCTATCGTAATGCTTACTAACAAGGATAAAAAGGGGCGGAAACCACCTTTGGTTCCCGTTTTCATGGAAACTAAAAAATCGGATGCTACAGGGATGAAGAAATGTGCACATTGTGAAATAACTAAAACCCCACAATGGAGGGAGGGTCCAATGGGCCCAAAATCACTTTGCAATGCTTGTGGGGTCCGGTACCGGTCCGGCCGTCTCTACCCTGAGTACCGTCCAGCTGCAAGTCCAACTTTTGTTCCGGCTCTGCACTCGAATTCGCACAGGAAGGTGATAGAGATGAGGCAGAAGGCAGTTAAGTAA